A region of Halalkaliarchaeum desulfuricum DNA encodes the following proteins:
- a CDS encoding CPBP family intramembrane glutamic endopeptidase, with product MDLRKQLFELGRITGGWWIIIVLFYPVYNLIVAAVALLTGFTAEPLAFIDSARLFDPGAVFFLLAVVLLFPSIEEIGLRGYWFDQLQTRWSALVSSLILGTVWALWHVPLLYMSGYYEGTTFQPELWWFLPSIVLTAIIGTWVYNNTSRSVLAVILFHFFGNFTGETMGFAPEMYPSVTIGTVIVAFVLVIWFGPGSLRGRDVPRPLPDWATVRSTP from the coding sequence GTGGACCTCCGTAAGCAACTGTTTGAACTCGGTCGCATCACTGGCGGATGGTGGATCATCATCGTGCTGTTCTATCCGGTGTACAATCTTATTGTGGCTGCCGTTGCCCTCCTCACCGGATTCACGGCCGAACCACTGGCGTTCATCGACTCCGCCCGGCTGTTTGATCCCGGAGCGGTATTCTTTTTGCTGGCGGTCGTGCTGCTGTTCCCGTCAATCGAAGAGATTGGGCTTCGTGGCTACTGGTTCGATCAGCTCCAGACACGCTGGAGCGCACTCGTGAGTAGTTTGATCTTGGGAACTGTGTGGGCCCTGTGGCACGTTCCGCTCCTCTACATGTCCGGCTACTACGAGGGGACGACATTCCAACCGGAACTGTGGTGGTTTCTGCCGAGTATCGTCCTGACTGCGATTATCGGAACGTGGGTCTACAACAATACTTCACGGAGCGTTCTCGCAGTCATCCTCTTTCACTTCTTCGGAAACTTCACCGGCGAGACGATGGGATTTGCCCCCGAGATGTATCCGTCCGTCACTATCGGGACTGTAATTGTCGCTTTCGTGCTCGTGATCTGGTTCGGTCCGGGTTCACTCCGCGGTCGGGATGTGCCACGACCGTTGCCAGACTGGGCAACTGTCCGCTCAACTCCGTAA
- a CDS encoding UvrD-helicase domain-containing protein, whose protein sequence is MSEQESWETLVQCLEQSEQRWWRRFLPRWLQIRLIGDPEEQKQEYEAIRAQVRERYVELVRAIDPVLDDVAEELSPMMDSGERLPSGAEYESRLADVRQDIESFETDLRTLVTVDESPDAFLRETEHTGLSNRKERVDDFERFVEAKSTFDTRILAIEETVVHLGDIIAPYRSYDQYLTSPDQAKIETTCAELSDELAMLTRECPLERLAESDQQYVADISDAHDSIQRYIDGYNDTFIERQCAAYEELFSNIDDDGNDLNQAQRKAIVTNDVRNLVVAAAGTGKTLALTYRIAYLVAEGTDPSRVAALTFTRQAAREMETRLTERFDIDGVDVRTIHSFAYEIARDAADEYLDVVDTQDLYNLIDRVIREARNGEREQFQQYYTQFLFHYDHTHLTETDFDSRAEYVAERNAETYETLAGETVASRAERVIADFLFTHNVEYQYEAVATWAESAAEKGEYRPDFYLPEYDIYIEHWGIDENAEVAPWFSWTSAEYLQKLRWARSQFSDSEYTLLETFEFEYEAGWLEPALQHRLEHAGVELDQLSFTAFVNEAFEYNEKERDIKESLASFVHNAKTFNIDAEKARTRLSRRRPRQYYFGLCGALVLEAYNEYLERSGLVDFDDMINDATAAVQANPEPYRHQYDHVLVDEFQDVSRHQIELIRALAGQDTGPRLFCVGDDWQSIYAFQGADIQQFIAFEDHFGPTAETQLTRNYRSPQTVLEAGNDLIHNNNHQIQKTVTAARDHDWHPKLHVLDGYTSSKYEQRVGRYAVELVETFLADGHDPEDVMVLCRYDEGAEFTTRVKSALERRELPYDGKDDHYRPAGMPGEYDAAFNPDAGVAVYSVHQAKGRQAKQVIVLNVTAGKHGFPADQRENSLVAPVQDIDTATIEEERRLFYVAITRTEKQLHLLTRAGKWSPFIDEIEPYLDVEESLAHLSPERDNRTELTAKVKLIWDDLHETQHQAGVLEDATGTIRFVSWANESPPTVEEDVWYHFEDVEINEFDGDPQAVLRSATTATPLRQVGADS, encoded by the coding sequence ATGTCTGAGCAGGAATCGTGGGAAACGCTGGTTCAGTGTCTAGAGCAATCGGAACAGCGATGGTGGCGTCGGTTCCTGCCTCGATGGCTCCAGATCCGGCTGATTGGTGACCCGGAAGAGCAGAAGCAGGAATACGAGGCGATTCGAGCGCAGGTACGAGAGCGATACGTAGAGTTGGTGCGTGCGATCGATCCGGTTCTCGATGACGTGGCTGAGGAGCTTTCGCCCATGATGGACTCCGGTGAGCGACTGCCGTCGGGAGCCGAGTATGAGTCACGGCTTGCTGACGTTCGTCAAGACATTGAGTCGTTCGAGACGGACCTTCGAACCCTGGTTACTGTCGATGAGTCACCCGATGCGTTCCTTCGGGAAACAGAGCACACCGGACTCTCGAATCGCAAGGAACGCGTTGATGACTTCGAAAGGTTCGTCGAAGCGAAATCGACGTTCGATACTCGGATTCTTGCGATCGAGGAAACGGTGGTACACCTCGGAGACATCATAGCTCCGTACCGCTCATATGACCAGTACCTTACCTCGCCGGATCAAGCGAAGATTGAAACAACGTGTGCGGAGCTTTCAGACGAACTGGCGATGCTTACCCGGGAGTGTCCGCTTGAACGGCTCGCAGAATCTGATCAACAGTACGTCGCTGACATCTCCGATGCGCATGATAGTATCCAACGGTACATTGACGGGTACAATGATACGTTCATTGAGCGACAGTGTGCAGCGTACGAGGAGTTGTTCTCAAACATCGACGACGATGGGAACGATCTGAATCAGGCACAGCGGAAGGCGATCGTGACGAATGACGTGCGGAACCTCGTTGTCGCGGCCGCCGGTACCGGGAAGACCTTAGCGTTGACGTATCGAATCGCGTATCTCGTGGCGGAGGGCACGGACCCATCACGAGTCGCTGCACTCACGTTCACCCGGCAAGCAGCCCGCGAAATGGAAACACGACTTACCGAGCGTTTCGATATCGACGGTGTCGATGTGCGGACGATTCACTCGTTCGCCTACGAGATCGCCCGTGACGCTGCGGATGAATACCTCGATGTCGTCGATACCCAGGATCTGTATAATCTCATCGATAGGGTGATCCGAGAAGCACGAAACGGTGAGCGTGAGCAGTTCCAGCAGTACTATACACAGTTTCTGTTTCACTACGATCACACGCACCTCACCGAGACGGATTTCGACTCCCGGGCGGAATACGTCGCCGAGCGCAACGCTGAGACGTACGAGACACTCGCCGGTGAAACCGTCGCCTCACGTGCCGAGCGTGTAATTGCTGATTTTCTATTCACGCATAACGTCGAGTATCAGTACGAAGCCGTTGCAACGTGGGCTGAGAGCGCTGCCGAGAAAGGGGAATACCGCCCGGATTTCTACCTACCGGAGTACGATATCTACATCGAACACTGGGGAATCGACGAAAACGCCGAGGTCGCCCCGTGGTTTTCCTGGACGAGTGCAGAGTATCTGCAGAAACTCCGCTGGGCCCGCTCGCAGTTCAGCGACTCCGAGTATACACTGCTGGAAACATTCGAGTTCGAATACGAAGCCGGGTGGCTCGAACCAGCGCTGCAGCACCGCCTCGAACACGCGGGTGTTGAGCTTGACCAACTGTCGTTTACGGCATTCGTCAACGAGGCGTTCGAATACAACGAGAAAGAACGCGATATCAAGGAGTCACTTGCCTCGTTCGTCCACAACGCGAAAACGTTCAACATCGACGCCGAGAAAGCACGGACCCGGTTGTCGCGGAGGCGGCCACGGCAGTACTACTTCGGGCTGTGTGGCGCTCTCGTGTTAGAAGCCTACAACGAGTACCTGGAGCGATCCGGTCTCGTTGATTTCGATGATATGATCAACGACGCCACAGCCGCCGTGCAGGCGAATCCGGAGCCGTACCGGCACCAGTACGACCACGTCCTCGTCGATGAATTCCAGGATGTGTCGAGGCATCAGATCGAACTCATCCGAGCGCTGGCAGGACAGGATACAGGGCCGCGTCTGTTCTGTGTTGGCGATGACTGGCAGAGTATCTACGCGTTCCAAGGCGCAGACATCCAGCAATTCATCGCGTTTGAAGACCACTTCGGCCCGACAGCCGAAACACAACTCACGAGGAACTACCGCTCACCGCAAACGGTGCTTGAGGCGGGGAACGACTTGATCCACAATAACAACCATCAGATACAAAAAACGGTGACGGCTGCCCGCGACCACGACTGGCACCCGAAACTCCACGTCCTCGACGGGTACACGTCGTCGAAGTACGAACAACGTGTCGGGAGGTACGCTGTCGAACTCGTCGAGACGTTTCTCGCTGACGGACACGACCCTGAAGACGTGATGGTGCTGTGCCGGTACGACGAGGGCGCGGAGTTCACTACCCGTGTCAAATCAGCGCTTGAACGCCGGGAACTGCCGTACGATGGCAAAGACGACCACTACCGTCCAGCCGGAATGCCGGGTGAGTACGATGCAGCGTTCAACCCGGACGCTGGCGTAGCCGTGTACTCCGTCCACCAGGCGAAAGGCCGGCAAGCCAAGCAAGTTATCGTCCTGAACGTCACGGCTGGCAAACACGGATTCCCAGCCGACCAACGGGAGAACTCCCTCGTTGCACCCGTCCAAGACATCGATACCGCGACGATCGAAGAGGAACGCCGGCTCTTCTACGTGGCGATCACTCGAACCGAAAAGCAACTGCATCTCTTGACGCGTGCTGGGAAGTGGTCGCCGTTCATCGATGAAATCGAACCGTATCTCGACGTAGAAGAGTCACTCGCCCATCTTTCTCCAGAGCGAGACAATCGAACCGAACTCACTGCGAAGGTCAAACTCATCTGGGATGATCTGCACGAAACACAGCACCAAGCCGGGGTGCTGGAAGATGCGACCGGGACGATCCGTTTCGTCTCGTGGGCGAACGAATCACCACCAACTGTTGAGGAAGATGTATGGTATCACTTCGAAGATGTTGAGATCAACGAATTTGACGGCGACCCACAAGCCGTCCTCCGATCAGCGACGACAGCAACGCCACTCCGTCAAGTTGGAGCGGACTCCTGA
- a CDS encoding CPBP family intramembrane glutamic endopeptidase → MLAVTIPTLVGIATGWYAVSTTFTTNSMALWTGLAVIVMAYLCTGFWEELVFRGVLMSNAAEGIRGWFSRRNVIIVVLILQAVIFGVIHVDQWTTQAPHPTFVVTWILGGFMYGLLYLLGNDLALPIGVHAAINTAEAGLFSQTAPAEGGIPVIVLIEPISQSILAGHGGILMMSRTVLAAILGILWLWYIREGSLDLWTHSAMRVSDSTS, encoded by the coding sequence ATGCTCGCAGTCACGATCCCAACACTGGTCGGTATCGCCACCGGATGGTATGCTGTTTCAACGACGTTCACCACGAATTCGATGGCGCTTTGGACCGGACTCGCCGTGATCGTCATGGCGTATCTCTGCACCGGTTTCTGGGAAGAACTCGTTTTTCGTGGCGTCCTGATGTCGAACGCAGCTGAAGGAATCCGTGGCTGGTTTTCGAGACGAAACGTGATCATCGTCGTGTTGATCCTACAGGCCGTCATTTTCGGTGTCATTCACGTTGATCAGTGGACGACACAGGCTCCGCATCCGACATTCGTAGTCACATGGATCCTCGGCGGGTTCATGTATGGATTGCTCTACCTGTTGGGGAACGATCTGGCGCTTCCAATCGGCGTTCATGCGGCGATCAATACCGCAGAAGCCGGATTGTTTTCGCAAACGGCACCGGCAGAGGGGGGCATCCCGGTAATCGTGCTGATCGAACCGATTAGCCAATCGATCCTTGCTGGTCACGGTGGTATCTTGATGATGAGTCGGACTGTGTTAGCTGCCATCCTCGGAATCCTATGGCTCTGGTATATCCGAGAAGGTTCTCTCGATCTGTGGACGCACTCTGCCATGCGCGTCTCTGATTCGACCTCATAA
- a CDS encoding SWIM zinc finger family protein, producing MVDRRRQWRAENQDIFVRSKAGKNTYIVNGNRGINYEVDISIPVCECPDWKKNQPGGGCKHILKVKLKENIIEPLPSAKTNFGTPESRSPGNYAENWDELRIRTLKQDKWECQKCGKRGGPYGNERVDVHHIVPKSKGGEDRINNLITLCHSCHEKEHGHTIPTGKMDRSNQKTTLETQKLAKDRDFSSCNSSQEANELNGPSVSKTGPRNLTEEIVWTGSSQEWWHFVALANLYNTSRSDFRSKTRYKGLSQKKI from the coding sequence ATGGTTGACCGTCGCCGGCAATGGCGGGCCGAAAATCAAGATATATTTGTCAGATCGAAGGCCGGGAAAAATACGTACATAGTAAATGGTAATAGGGGAATCAACTATGAGGTTGATATCTCAATTCCAGTATGTGAATGTCCAGATTGGAAGAAAAATCAACCAGGCGGTGGGTGCAAACATATTCTTAAAGTAAAACTAAAGGAAAATATCATAGAACCATTACCCAGTGCGAAAACAAATTTTGGAACACCGGAATCCCGCTCTCCCGGAAATTATGCAGAAAATTGGGATGAACTTAGAATTCGAACATTAAAACAGGACAAATGGGAGTGTCAAAAGTGCGGTAAGAGAGGTGGTCCATATGGTAATGAAAGAGTTGATGTTCATCACATCGTACCGAAATCAAAAGGTGGGGAAGATCGAATTAATAATTTGATAACACTATGTCATAGTTGCCATGAGAAGGAACATGGCCATACAATTCCTACCGGTAAAATGGACCGTTCCAATCAAAAAACTACATTAGAAACCCAAAAATTGGCAAAAGACAGAGACTTTTCATCTTGTAATAGCTCTCAGGAAGCGAATGAACTCAATGGACCATCGGTTTCAAAAACAGGTCCCCGAAATCTGACTGAAGAGATAGTATGGACTGGATCATCTCAGGAATGGTGGCATTTTGTAGCCTTAGCTAATCTTTACAACACATCTCGGAGTGACTTCAGATCAAAGACTAGGTATAAAGGTTTATCTCAAAAAAAGATCTGA
- a CDS encoding serine hydrolase domain-containing protein has product MEYSRRGYLRQSSITAIMGFAGVSLLSKRSAGEGDELPSILEDRVPTLLDRYDVPGAAIAVVTDGEVSWTGAYGDADRDTNRPMKPDTLCRPQSITKSLTAWGAMTLIEREQISLDTSIRECIPDAKLPDSDAWDEVTVRRLLSHTAGLPEGIYTNYAPGASIPSLEEAVRGNAGAAPARPEDPPGTTFQYSNPGYVLLELLIEEVTGQPYPAYMQTAVFEPLGMDTSTFDLDEALQSGLATSHERSGEVVEPYREAALAHGMLFATVEDIATFVAAGMPTVDGREPGRDVLTSERVAELHSEEVETTGFYGYASDGYGLGHLVETLPDGYRAVSHGGQGTGTWAWYHSVPETGDGIVILTNSERSLRLIAAILTEWTDSRGLGSVSLARTYSRVVTTGRVVAGGLGIVGLGLAWRLGRDSHSGRRTFAPLADHSRLKRGIAASVAVVSLVVWWMVAYPIADLFLPNLADWVGGSLSLFAVLLFLMAVFPKITEE; this is encoded by the coding sequence ATGGAGTACTCACGCCGAGGCTATCTCCGTCAGTCTTCTATCACCGCGATAATGGGATTTGCTGGTGTTTCTCTTCTCTCGAAGCGAAGTGCTGGTGAAGGCGACGAGCTTCCATCCATTCTGGAGGACCGCGTCCCGACACTGCTTGACCGATACGATGTTCCCGGGGCGGCCATTGCAGTCGTGACCGATGGGGAGGTATCTTGGACCGGCGCATACGGCGACGCTGATCGGGACACCAACCGCCCGATGAAGCCAGACACACTCTGCCGTCCACAGTCAATCACGAAGTCACTCACTGCATGGGGCGCGATGACACTCATCGAGCGAGAACAGATCAGTCTTGATACGTCGATCCGTGAGTGTATTCCGGACGCGAAACTTCCCGATTCAGATGCCTGGGATGAGGTAACCGTCCGACGACTCCTTAGTCACACGGCAGGACTTCCAGAGGGAATATACACGAACTATGCACCCGGCGCGTCGATTCCCTCTTTGGAGGAAGCAGTCCGGGGGAACGCAGGCGCGGCGCCAGCGCGACCGGAGGACCCTCCCGGAACGACGTTCCAATATTCGAATCCCGGCTATGTGCTGCTCGAACTGCTTATCGAGGAGGTCACCGGACAACCGTACCCAGCGTACATGCAAACCGCTGTGTTCGAACCGCTCGGAATGGACACATCGACGTTCGATCTCGATGAGGCACTGCAGTCAGGGCTTGCGACCAGTCACGAGCGGTCCGGTGAGGTAGTCGAGCCGTATCGTGAAGCAGCGCTGGCCCACGGGATGCTGTTTGCGACAGTTGAAGACATCGCTACCTTCGTTGCAGCAGGGATGCCGACAGTCGACGGACGGGAACCTGGTCGAGATGTGTTGACTTCCGAGCGTGTTGCGGAACTGCACTCGGAGGAAGTGGAAACGACCGGATTCTACGGATACGCATCGGATGGATATGGGCTTGGTCACCTCGTCGAGACGCTACCTGATGGGTATCGAGCAGTCTCACATGGGGGACAGGGAACCGGCACGTGGGCCTGGTATCATAGCGTCCCGGAAACTGGAGACGGTATCGTGATTCTCACCAACAGCGAGCGGAGCCTCCGATTGATTGCTGCCATACTCACAGAATGGACCGATAGCCGCGGACTTGGGTCAGTCTCTCTCGCTCGAACATATTCCCGTGTGGTAACTACCGGTCGAGTTGTGGCAGGTGGTCTCGGGATAGTTGGTCTGGGGCTAGCATGGAGACTCGGGCGCGACAGTCATAGTGGAAGAAGAACGTTCGCCCCGCTCGCAGACCACTCCCGTCTGAAACGAGGGATCGCTGCCAGCGTCGCGGTTGTATCGCTCGTCGTCTGGTGGATGGTGGCCTATCCAATTGCTGACCTCTTCTTGCCGAACCTTGCCGATTGGGTCGGCGGTTCGCTATCTCTCTTTGCTGTACTCCTGTTCCTGATGGCAGTCTTCCCCAAAATAACCGAGGAGTGA
- a CDS encoding HNH endonuclease, which translates to MADRYPDDWNRRRREVYRRDGYRCQNCGARGGRIGNTELHAHHIVPISQGGRHKKTNLVTVCKACHNAIHGEGIAPVSFHAGDFSDRVTNAIERYYRTDDHEDGYVRLGKSDNTKDEAQRQVDRGRNEEYGGCPNCGSFTLTVSWVGLKPGSKVKLVECESCSTQYDESIETQDGTTNRTLHEIDDPSDSEPARSAFLEELKTQIRLLLNR; encoded by the coding sequence ATGGCTGATCGTTACCCCGACGATTGGAACAGGCGCCGACGAGAAGTGTATCGCAGAGACGGATATCGCTGTCAGAATTGTGGCGCGCGAGGCGGTCGGATCGGCAATACGGAGCTTCATGCCCATCATATTGTCCCGATAAGCCAGGGCGGCCGACACAAGAAAACGAATTTGGTGACGGTCTGTAAAGCGTGTCACAACGCCATTCACGGAGAGGGAATCGCTCCGGTTTCATTCCATGCCGGGGATTTCTCCGATCGAGTAACGAACGCCATCGAACGGTACTATCGAACTGACGACCACGAGGATGGATACGTTCGCCTCGGAAAATCCGACAACACAAAAGATGAGGCCCAGCGTCAGGTTGATCGTGGTCGGAACGAGGAATACGGTGGCTGCCCGAACTGTGGGTCATTCACACTAACCGTCAGTTGGGTAGGGTTGAAACCAGGATCAAAAGTCAAGCTCGTCGAGTGCGAATCGTGTTCGACGCAATACGACGAGTCGATCGAAACCCAAGACGGAACCACAAACCGGACGCTGCACGAAATCGATGACCCGTCGGACTCGGAACCCGCCAGATCCGCATTTCTCGAAGAGTTAAAAACTCAGATCCGGTTGCTGTTGAACCGATAA
- a CDS encoding PD-(D/E)XK nuclease family protein → MTDNSLAFDRGELEQFLKEYMELDRRVQRPKDIYSILRGPRERKYQYSLKYFLDPRKSHGFGDALLTQFLDCLDVHEFNLSRQHIEIEDEVQIADTGSDGRIDLIICGGRALDDHPRWAVFLELKVGAEEGTHQTTTYATADTWRFDWFGTDTIAVEELDVTKYAYVKRDVADPPDDETGTFESVSWADLVESFEAETQDSLFEYPNRSVIQFTDFIQSLKETEDMDSSIEEDELNERLDLYFEYSDLIEQVEQANSQFESDFEDVSTYLKDNWETKLTKKYDFETSGWKTSSANNPKWQKILPEYWDQDPLDRRSTIQLYYRHSPTTTHLRDRILSFRLRLPPQRNVHTDKRHEGQSFNDIFTEKCTSEYAESLEDSLEETDVDELRLGSASALVVKNYQLDPQNLTESYFEQLDTAVSDFCTDRTDLSRIINKVFEETYQEVFSKEPEGEFPGELSER, encoded by the coding sequence ATGACTGACAATTCACTCGCGTTCGACCGCGGTGAACTGGAGCAATTCCTGAAGGAGTACATGGAGCTCGACCGCCGGGTGCAGCGTCCGAAAGACATCTATTCGATACTTCGCGGGCCACGGGAGCGCAAGTACCAGTATTCGCTCAAATACTTCCTGGATCCACGGAAATCACACGGCTTCGGAGACGCCCTCCTCACACAATTCTTGGATTGTCTCGACGTGCACGAATTCAATCTCTCGCGCCAGCACATCGAAATCGAGGACGAAGTTCAGATAGCGGACACCGGTTCAGACGGCCGGATCGACTTGATCATCTGTGGTGGGCGTGCATTGGACGATCACCCACGGTGGGCGGTGTTCCTGGAACTGAAAGTCGGTGCAGAGGAAGGAACACACCAAACGACTACGTACGCCACCGCAGACACGTGGCGGTTCGACTGGTTCGGTACGGACACGATAGCGGTCGAGGAACTGGACGTTACGAAATACGCATACGTGAAACGGGACGTTGCCGATCCGCCGGATGACGAAACTGGGACTTTCGAGTCAGTGTCTTGGGCTGATCTCGTGGAGAGTTTCGAAGCGGAAACGCAGGATTCGCTCTTCGAGTACCCCAACCGTAGTGTTATTCAATTTACAGACTTCATTCAGTCACTAAAGGAGACCGAGGATATGGACTCATCCATCGAAGAAGACGAACTCAACGAGCGCCTAGACCTGTATTTCGAATACAGCGATCTGATCGAGCAGGTCGAACAAGCGAACAGCCAGTTCGAAAGTGACTTCGAAGATGTCAGCACCTACCTGAAAGACAACTGGGAGACCAAGCTCACCAAAAAATACGATTTCGAGACCTCAGGATGGAAAACGTCGAGCGCGAACAACCCGAAGTGGCAGAAGATTCTGCCCGAATACTGGGATCAAGACCCGCTCGATAGGAGAAGCACCATCCAACTGTATTACCGGCATTCACCGACGACCACGCACCTCCGGGACCGGATCCTCAGTTTCAGACTGCGACTCCCCCCACAACGAAACGTACATACGGACAAGCGACACGAGGGACAGTCATTCAACGACATCTTTACTGAAAAATGCACCTCAGAGTACGCGGAGAGTTTAGAAGATTCGCTGGAGGAGACAGATGTTGATGAACTTCGCCTGGGAAGTGCGTCGGCACTTGTCGTGAAAAATTACCAACTTGACCCACAAAACCTCACTGAGTCGTATTTCGAACAGTTGGATACCGCAGTGTCTGACTTCTGCACCGATCGAACCGACTTGTCCCGAATCATCAACAAGGTGTTCGAAGAGACATATCAGGAAGTGTTCAGCAAAGAGCCTGAAGGCGAGTTCCCCGGCGAGCTTTCCGAACGTTGA
- a CDS encoding TraB/GumN family protein, with translation MSEQKRAIRETGFTNCDVAAQVGGVHVLGGLHGHPLTIARLTGSITRYEPDVVAVEACAEAISQYHPDVQDARWPPRDELEAAAYATDRLYDLLLAGIDTRESEHSADFERFDREIFTELGIIGSPDELTRATYYELDLETIREWRALTEVRAPDAFTTVLAERDAVMAGHLHALVSDEDIDTIVAMVGVQHLTGVVDLLRTPSEIPDDFVEIPPLAHYRLFPRDSPWSSAK, from the coding sequence ATGAGTGAGCAGAAACGGGCCATCCGGGAAACCGGATTCACGAACTGCGATGTTGCTGCCCAGGTCGGGGGCGTTCACGTACTTGGTGGATTACACGGCCATCCACTGACGATCGCTCGGCTGACAGGGTCGATAACGCGGTACGAACCGGATGTCGTCGCTGTCGAAGCCTGTGCTGAAGCGATTTCACAGTACCACCCGGACGTACAGGACGCTCGGTGGCCGCCGCGCGATGAACTGGAGGCCGCCGCGTACGCGACCGACCGGCTCTACGATCTGCTCCTCGCTGGTATCGATACCCGAGAGTCGGAGCATTCGGCTGATTTTGAACGGTTCGACAGGGAGATTTTCACTGAACTCGGAATCATCGGCTCCCCTGACGAATTGACGAGGGCGACGTACTACGAGTTGGATTTGGAGACTATCCGGGAGTGGCGAGCATTGACGGAAGTCCGAGCACCCGATGCGTTCACCACCGTGCTGGCCGAACGGGATGCCGTGATGGCAGGGCACTTACACGCACTTGTTAGTGACGAAGACATCGACACGATCGTTGCAATGGTCGGTGTACAGCATCTCACTGGTGTCGTTGACTTGTTGCGTACGCCATCGGAGATTCCCGACGATTTCGTGGAGATACCTCCACTCGCACATTATCGTCTGTTCCCGCGGGATTCGCCGTGGTCAAGTGCGAAGTAG
- a CDS encoding ADP-ribosylglycohydrolase family protein: MVTDNAAGVMLGLACGDALGRPVEFRSARQIRAEHGTLTDMVGNGTWGQPAGTITDDTDQALCIARSLADHGEFDPEDVAARFVQWYESGPFDIGNMTRQALQRLASGDSWEEAGQRVWKASSEGSNAGNGSVMRCPPLAIAYPNDHDRLAEVSRQSSQITHADPRCTEGCVILNLTIAGLLEDTDSPLQEALDYVGSNAPDELVTALQPLARGDSPDTLETSGYVVHSLQTALHDGLFAESAEDAIVTAVNRGGDTDTIGAIAGAVAGARFGASQLPDRWLTAIDEADELEALAAQLVELP, from the coding sequence ATGGTCACCGACAACGCCGCGGGCGTCATGCTCGGACTCGCGTGCGGGGATGCGCTTGGCCGGCCTGTCGAGTTCCGGTCTGCCCGCCAGATCAGGGCCGAACATGGCACTCTCACCGATATGGTTGGGAACGGGACGTGGGGGCAACCCGCCGGGACGATCACCGACGACACCGACCAGGCGCTGTGTATCGCGCGAAGTCTCGCCGACCATGGTGAGTTCGATCCTGAAGACGTCGCTGCCAGATTCGTCCAGTGGTATGAATCCGGGCCGTTCGATATCGGAAACATGACGCGACAGGCACTCCAGCGGCTTGCCTCGGGCGACTCCTGGGAGGAGGCCGGCCAGAGGGTGTGGAAAGCGAGTTCCGAAGGGAGCAACGCCGGGAACGGGAGCGTGATGCGGTGTCCACCGCTCGCTATCGCGTACCCAAACGATCACGACAGACTCGCCGAGGTCAGTCGCCAGTCCTCCCAGATCACGCATGCTGATCCGCGGTGTACGGAGGGCTGTGTGATTTTGAATCTCACGATTGCGGGCCTCCTCGAAGATACGGATTCCCCGTTGCAAGAGGCTCTCGATTACGTTGGCTCGAACGCACCTGACGAACTCGTGACGGCGCTCCAACCGCTCGCTCGTGGTGATTCGCCAGACACGCTGGAGACGTCAGGGTATGTCGTCCATTCGCTGCAGACGGCACTTCACGACGGCCTATTCGCCGAGAGCGCCGAGGACGCGATTGTAACGGCCGTGAATCGCGGCGGTGATACGGACACGATCGGTGCGATTGCGGGTGCGGTCGCCGGTGCGCGGTTCGGGGCCTCACAGCTTCCAGATCGATGGCTTACTGCTATTGACGAGGCTGACGAACTCGAAGCGTTGGCAGCGCAACTTGTGGAGTTACCGTGA